The DNA region GGCCCGGTTGACCACGATCGACCGCGAGGTCTGCCCGAAGGCCAGCAGGTCGAGCATGTCGAGGGTGTTGCGCAGGTTCTTCAGCGCGGGCCGCTCGGGCGTGGTCAGCAGCACGTGGTGGTGGGAGTAGTCGAAGGCGGCCAGGACGTGCGTGGACAGCTGCGCGGGAGTGTCGATGACGACGTACTCGTAGAGCGTCGGCAGCAGCGTCAGCAGCGCGCGGACCTGGGTGGCCGGGATGCGCTCGGCGGCGCCGGGCCGGACCGGGGCGAGCACGCAGTCGAGGCCGGGGCGGTAGGTCGCGATCGAGGTGTGCGACCACACGGCCCGCTGCGAGAGCGGCAGCGAGTCGGCCAGCGCCCGGTGCGGCTGCAACGTCAGGGTGGCGGCGAGGTCGCCGAAGTTGAGATCGAGGTCGACCAGGCAGGTCCGCCGCGCGCCGTTGGCGTGCAGCGCGATGGCAAGGTTGGTGGCGAAGGTCGTCTTGCCGCAGCCGCCCTTGGCCGCGAACACGGTGACCACCGTGCCTGAGCGCTTGCCTCGGCTGCCTGCCATCCGACACCTCCTCCCGCACCTGCTGGTGGAGAAAGCGTGCGGCGCGGCGGGGTCCCGGCGGCATCGGGCGAACGGCCACAACTGGCGCAGCTGAGAGGTGACAGAACGTGCCTAACAAGCCGACACTTGTCGGCCGATCGGGTGACGCCAACTGGGTCCCTAGGGTCTTAAGACCCCGAACGGCGCGGATGGCGTACGGATCTGTAACTGAGACCGTCGCTCATCCGAAAGGTAGTTGACGCATCAAGGCGGCCAGTCGAGCAAAGTGGGCGCCTGCCGATGGGAGCAACGATGTCGATACGTCTAGCCGTCGTGGACGGCCACACGCTGACCAGGTTCGGACTCACCGGGCTGGTCGCGCAGCATCCGGACATCGCCGTCGTCGCCGAGTGCGGATCTGTCGCCGAAGCCCGCGCGGCCGTCGCCGAGACCCGGCCCACCGTCGTCACCATCGACGTCGACCTCCCTGATGGCGACGGCCTACACCTGGCCCGCGAACTGCGCGACCGGTACCCCGACCTGGGCATCGTCGTCATCACCGCGTGCGGCGAGGACAACGTGCTCTTCCGCGCGCTCGACTCCGGTGTGTCGGCCTTCGTCGGCAAGACCGCCCCGATGGCCGAGGTCCTCGGCGCGATCCGGCACGCCGACGTCGCCGCCACCTCGTTCACCGCCACCGGCCTGGTGAGCGCCCTGGCCCGCAAGCGCGACTGCGACACCCGCTTCGCCCTGAGCCCCCGCGAACGCGAGGTGCTCGGCCTGCTGCGCGACGGCCTGTCGGTCCCGGCAATCGCCCGGTCGACCTTCGTCAGCCCGTCGACGGCCAAGACCTACGTCGCCCGCCTCTACGAGAAGCTCGGCGCCAGCAACCGCGCGCAGGCGCTGATGACCGCGCTGCGCCACGGCTTGATCCGCAACGACGACCTTCCCGTCGTCAGCTGACCCCTATTCACCGCGTAGTGGTATGGGCACGCGGGGTAAGCCGTCCTACTCCGCGATCACGACTTCGATCGCCGCTC from Alloactinosynnema sp. L-07 includes:
- a CDS encoding P-loop NTPase, whose product is MAGSRGKRSGTVVTVFAAKGGCGKTTFATNLAIALHANGARRTCLVDLDLNFGDLAATLTLQPHRALADSLPLSQRAVWSHTSIATYRPGLDCVLAPVRPGAAERIPATQVRALLTLLPTLYEYVVIDTPAQLSTHVLAAFDYSHHHVLLTTPERPALKNLRNTLDMLDLLAFGQTSRSIVVNRANGHAGITAEDIDGVVRNPIAAYLPSTWELSASVNRGVPLAESAPGHPFSLAVRRFADTRIRGGEVVAVNQETGREPPPG
- a CDS encoding response regulator transcription factor is translated as MSIRLAVVDGHTLTRFGLTGLVAQHPDIAVVAECGSVAEARAAVAETRPTVVTIDVDLPDGDGLHLARELRDRYPDLGIVVITACGEDNVLFRALDSGVSAFVGKTAPMAEVLGAIRHADVAATSFTATGLVSALARKRDCDTRFALSPREREVLGLLRDGLSVPAIARSTFVSPSTAKTYVARLYEKLGASNRAQALMTALRHGLIRNDDLPVVS